The window CACCATCGGCCAAAAAAGAAACCGTGTGGTCGCCCACTACATCGCCACCGCGTACCGTGGCAAAACCGATGGTATTACGCTCGCGAGCACCGGTTTGGCCTTCACGCCCGTATACTGCAACGTCTTTTAAATTGCGTCCCACGGCATTGGCAACCACTTCCCCCATGCTCAACGCGGTACCCGAAGGCGCGTCGACTTTGTGGCGGTGGTGAGCTTCACAGATTTCGATATCTACGTCGTCGCCCAAAACACTCGCCGCCATATCAAGCAATTTGAAACACAAGTTAACACCGGTGCTGAAATTGGATGCCATACAGACAGGTATTGATGTGACGGTTTCGTCGAATTCGGCCTTTTCGGCGCCTGAGAACCCGGTCGTTCCAACCACCATCCCTTTGCCTGCCGCGGCGCACACCTTTGCATTAGCGAGCGTTGCTACTGGCGCGGTAAAATCGATCAATACATCGAAGCCATCAACAACCTCAGCCAGATCGCCGACTACCGGGA of the Teredinibacter turnerae T7901 genome contains:
- the dapB gene encoding 4-hydroxy-tetrahydrodipicolinate reductase; translation: MTTRIAVTGAGGRMGKILIEAVSLAGGAQLTAAIERPTSSLLGADAGELAGIGKLGVPVVGDLAEVVDGFDVLIDFTAPVATLANAKVCAAAGKGMVVGTTGFSGAEKAEFDETVTSIPVCMASNFSTGVNLCFKLLDMAASVLGDDVDIEICEAHHRHKVDAPSGTALSMGEVVANAVGRNLKDVAVYGREGQTGARERNTIGFATVRGGDVVGDHTVSFLADGERVEISHKASSRMSFGRGAVRAATWLLGKPASRYDMQDVLGLR